A section of the Mycobacterium sp. 3519A genome encodes:
- a CDS encoding NAD(P)/FAD-dependent oxidoreductase has translation MTGSELGETAVVLGASISGLLAARALTDFYANVIVVERDILPERPVTRRGVPQAGMPHIPAARGVQLMNELVPGLLDDLVAGGARVWNDGDLSRLHLSFNGHRFVRSGRIPDPDSMAMHFAHRPFLEWSLRRRVQAIPNIEILGGRDAVRLVSTHPHDRVTGVVLAERASGEETSLAADLVVDATGRGSRTPVLFDELGYRRPPEDTLTVHVTYVGLPVYLPDETYREYLAFAAPEPNRPYGYAMFAGQQDTYMLAVQTVAGAKAPADRASLLELLAEMAPPHVLAAARRAEPLADTTQYRFPSNRWRRYDKLAHTPGRLVVIGDALCNFNPLYGQGMSIAAIEATILRDCLRQGDDDLPRRYFRRAAKEIRVAWRAAISSDLALPQIAGKRPASIRVTNAYLERVLTAAETDPAVVQKFIRSLNMIDPPSQLLRPSTILRVAKGSRRRAADTATAGGA, from the coding sequence ATGACGGGCTCCGAACTTGGCGAAACCGCGGTGGTACTCGGCGCGAGCATTTCAGGATTGCTCGCCGCTCGAGCGCTGACCGACTTCTACGCGAACGTGATCGTCGTCGAACGGGACATCCTGCCGGAGCGACCCGTGACTCGCCGCGGGGTGCCGCAAGCCGGGATGCCGCACATCCCTGCGGCGCGCGGTGTGCAGCTGATGAACGAACTCGTTCCCGGCCTCCTTGACGACCTCGTCGCCGGGGGCGCGCGAGTGTGGAACGACGGCGACCTGTCGCGGCTGCACTTGTCGTTCAACGGACACCGATTCGTTCGCAGCGGCAGGATCCCCGACCCGGACTCCATGGCCATGCATTTCGCACACCGGCCCTTCCTCGAGTGGAGTCTGCGTCGCAGGGTGCAGGCCATACCGAATATCGAGATCCTGGGTGGCCGCGACGCAGTGCGATTGGTGTCGACGCACCCGCATGACCGGGTAACAGGTGTGGTGTTGGCGGAGCGCGCCTCCGGCGAGGAGACGTCCCTCGCGGCCGATCTAGTCGTCGACGCCACGGGTCGGGGTTCCCGCACACCGGTGTTGTTCGACGAACTCGGTTACCGCCGCCCACCCGAAGACACGCTGACAGTGCACGTCACCTATGTGGGTCTTCCTGTGTACCTTCCGGACGAAACCTACCGCGAATATCTGGCCTTCGCCGCCCCGGAACCCAATCGACCGTATGGCTACGCGATGTTCGCCGGACAACAGGACACGTACATGTTGGCGGTTCAAACGGTTGCAGGCGCCAAAGCACCTGCGGATCGCGCGTCTCTGCTCGAGTTGCTTGCCGAGATGGCGCCCCCGCACGTGCTGGCCGCCGCACGCCGTGCCGAGCCACTTGCAGACACGACGCAGTACCGGTTTCCATCGAATCGATGGCGACGGTACGACAAATTGGCACACACTCCCGGACGCCTGGTGGTCATCGGTGACGCACTGTGCAACTTCAATCCTCTTTACGGGCAGGGCATGTCGATAGCTGCGATCGAAGCGACGATCCTGCGCGATTGCCTCCGGCAAGGAGACGACGACCTGCCGCGCCGATACTTCCGCCGTGCCGCCAAGGAGATTCGGGTGGCCTGGCGGGCGGCGATCAGTTCGGACCTGGCGCTGCCGCAAATCGCAGGCAAGCGACCGGCGTCCATCCGGGTGACGAACGCTTACCTGGAACGGGTCCTTACTGCTGCGGAAACCGACCCCGCCGTCGTTCAAAAGTTCATCCGGTCACTCAACATGATTGATCCGCCATCCCAGCTGCTGCGACCCTCGACGATTCTCCGGGTGGCCAAGGGTTCTAGACGGCGTGCCGCCGACACCGCGACGGCCGGAGGCGCGTAG
- a CDS encoding LLM class flavin-dependent oxidoreductase → MLKVGLIEQPLHTRFSPTALVSASYLTAISTGVDSFWLPDHINSLFPPAVMTSKHVGTARLAPNADAHYDPWTMLGYLAARHRWRRRRLGIGVTDPGRRNPAVTAQAAATVHLLTRGRAILGFGTGARTSNEPYGVDWAKPVARFEEAIATIRALWNSGGELVTRDSPFFPLHKAAFELPPYRGKWPEIWIGARGPRMLRAAGRYADGWFPAAMMFGPKDYALGLDAVRAAASDAGRDPATITPAGLLFVVTGRSRHEVEDALESAALKAFTLNASAQRWAQHGRTHPLGTDFTGAQDITAQVLDEQTVLSMTADVPLTLLKDFLLTGTPDDVVEQIADWRDHGLQYPVLSNISALQPSLSRGLAASTPFAKIVRALRKL, encoded by the coding sequence ATGCTCAAAGTCGGTCTGATCGAACAGCCGTTACACACCCGCTTCTCGCCGACAGCGTTGGTCAGCGCCAGTTACCTCACCGCCATCAGCACCGGGGTGGACTCGTTCTGGCTACCCGACCACATCAACTCGTTGTTTCCGCCGGCTGTGATGACGTCGAAACACGTCGGCACCGCGCGGCTGGCACCGAATGCCGACGCCCATTACGACCCGTGGACCATGCTCGGATACCTGGCCGCCCGACACCGTTGGAGGCGTCGCCGACTCGGGATCGGTGTGACCGACCCGGGACGTCGCAACCCCGCGGTCACCGCGCAGGCTGCCGCGACGGTGCACCTCCTGACGCGCGGCCGGGCCATCCTGGGATTCGGAACCGGAGCGCGCACAAGCAACGAGCCCTACGGCGTCGACTGGGCGAAACCCGTGGCACGGTTCGAGGAGGCCATCGCCACCATTCGCGCGTTGTGGAACTCCGGCGGTGAACTGGTCACCAGGGACTCACCATTCTTCCCGCTGCACAAGGCTGCCTTCGAGCTGCCGCCGTACCGCGGCAAGTGGCCGGAGATCTGGATCGGTGCAAGGGGTCCGCGGATGTTGCGGGCCGCCGGCCGCTACGCCGACGGGTGGTTTCCCGCGGCGATGATGTTCGGTCCCAAGGACTATGCCCTCGGGCTCGACGCGGTCCGCGCCGCTGCGTCGGACGCCGGGCGCGACCCCGCGACCATCACCCCCGCAGGCCTGCTCTTCGTCGTGACCGGTCGAAGTCGACACGAGGTCGAAGACGCGTTGGAGTCAGCGGCGCTGAAGGCATTCACGCTCAACGCATCCGCACAGCGGTGGGCTCAGCATGGTCGCACTCATCCGCTCGGAACCGACTTCACCGGCGCGCAGGACATCACCGCACAGGTACTCGACGAGCAGACCGTCCTCTCCATGACGGCCGACGTGCCGCTCACCCTGCTCAAAGACTTCCTTCTCACCGGAACGCCCGACGACGTCGTCGAGCAGATCGCCGACTGGCGCGACCACGGTTTGCAGTACCCGGTGCTCAGCAACATCAGCGCACTGCAGCCCAGTCTGAGCCGTGGCTTGGCGGCAAGCACACCGTTCGCCAAAATCGTTCGCGCACTGCGCAAACTATGA
- a CDS encoding NAD(P)/FAD-dependent oxidoreductase: MSAVDAVIIGSGINGMVAAAELALAGWTVALLERNPEIGGFVASEESAVPGCVLDTYSAWHPLFVSGPAYGVLGQHLGRHGLSYRNTDHIVTASVADDGAVTVAYRDPALTVAGFDDPADRTAYLQALTGFERNALLFGEAMGGALRGQRLLKLALKALRVNGRRGAEALVRDAATSGRAYCARNFAGVEVDHLWVPWLLHAGLSPEHAYGGMMLPVFAALLHGVGVPVPEGGSGRLIAAFRGLFDELGVQVHTDTCAERIIVDSGHAVGVEAGPHRFWARRAILASVTPSALYGSLLPPEEISPVLRAQAAAYRYGRGAMQIHVTLSAPPRWHDPRLREAPVFHVSDGSASTAIACAEAEAGLLPRRPTIVVGQQFTLDPTRVPPGGAALWLQLQEVPFDPRGDASGRLDTSRGWEDELKNGYAERVLNRLAAHAAGLRPQILDVKVISPRDLLAYNVNAVSGDPYGGAAELDQSLRWRPLPASAQHRTHIKRLWHIGASTHPGAGLGAGSGHHVASTLTTRS, translated from the coding sequence ATGTCTGCCGTCGACGCGGTGATCATCGGCTCCGGAATCAACGGAATGGTGGCTGCGGCCGAGCTTGCGCTTGCCGGCTGGACCGTGGCTCTGCTCGAGCGAAATCCCGAGATCGGCGGCTTCGTCGCGAGTGAAGAGTCCGCCGTTCCCGGATGTGTACTGGACACCTATTCGGCCTGGCATCCGCTGTTTGTGTCCGGGCCTGCCTATGGCGTCCTGGGTCAGCATCTGGGGCGACACGGTCTGAGCTACCGCAATACCGATCACATCGTCACCGCCAGTGTGGCCGACGACGGCGCAGTGACTGTGGCGTATCGGGATCCCGCATTGACTGTTGCCGGATTCGACGATCCGGCCGACCGGACGGCATATCTGCAGGCGCTGACCGGATTCGAGCGTAATGCGCTTCTGTTCGGTGAGGCGATGGGCGGGGCGTTGCGGGGTCAGCGCCTATTGAAGCTGGCGTTGAAAGCACTGCGCGTCAACGGCCGTCGCGGTGCCGAGGCGTTGGTGCGCGACGCAGCGACGTCGGGACGCGCATACTGCGCGAGGAACTTCGCAGGCGTCGAAGTCGACCATTTGTGGGTTCCGTGGCTGCTGCACGCAGGCTTGTCCCCCGAACATGCGTACGGCGGGATGATGCTGCCGGTTTTCGCGGCTTTGTTGCATGGCGTCGGGGTTCCCGTGCCCGAGGGCGGGTCCGGGCGCCTGATTGCCGCCTTTCGGGGGCTGTTCGACGAACTCGGTGTGCAGGTGCACACCGACACCTGCGCCGAGCGGATCATCGTCGATTCGGGTCACGCGGTCGGCGTCGAGGCGGGGCCGCATCGATTTTGGGCGCGGCGCGCGATCCTGGCGTCGGTGACACCGTCTGCGCTCTATGGTTCGCTGCTGCCCCCTGAGGAGATCAGCCCCGTGCTGCGCGCGCAGGCTGCGGCGTATCGGTACGGCCGCGGGGCCATGCAGATCCACGTGACATTGTCGGCTCCGCCGCGGTGGCACGACCCCCGCCTTCGTGAGGCGCCTGTCTTCCACGTCAGCGACGGGTCCGCGAGCACCGCGATCGCCTGCGCCGAAGCCGAGGCGGGATTGTTGCCCCGACGACCGACGATCGTTGTGGGACAACAGTTCACATTGGATCCCACGCGGGTACCGCCCGGCGGTGCGGCGTTGTGGCTGCAACTTCAGGAAGTGCCGTTCGATCCGCGCGGTGACGCGTCGGGCCGGCTCGACACCTCCCGCGGCTGGGAAGACGAACTCAAGAACGGTTACGCCGAGCGAGTACTGAACCGGTTGGCCGCACACGCAGCAGGACTGCGGCCGCAGATTCTTGATGTCAAGGTCATTTCTCCGCGGGACCTGTTGGCGTACAACGTGAATGCCGTAAGCGGTGATCCGTACGGTGGTGCTGCAGAACTGGATCAGAGCCTCCGCTGGCGACCGCTGCCGGCATCGGCTCAGCACCGGACGCACATCAAGAGACTTTGGCACATTGGAGCCTCCACCCACCCCGGCGCCGGCCTCGGGGCGGGGTCAGGCCACCACGTCGCGTCCACACTGACCACCCGTTCATAG
- the cysD gene encoding sulfate adenylyltransferase subunit CysD, which yields MTAAQELNPGRYELSHLRSLEAEAVHIIREVAAEFERPVLLFSGGKDSIVMLHLAIKAFRPGRLPFPVMHVDTGHNFDEVLAARDELVAESGVRLVVAKVQDDIDAGRVVETIPSRNPMQTFTLLRAIRENKFDAAFGGARRDEEKARAKERVFSFRDEFGQWDPKNQRPELWNIYNGRHRKGEHIRVFPLSNWTEFDIWSYIGAEKIKLPSIYYAHERKVFERDGMLLAVHKYMQPRKDEEVVTKTVRFRTVGDVTCTGCVESLAGTVSEVIAETAVSRLTERGATRADDRISEAGMEDRKREGYF from the coding sequence ATGACCGCCGCACAGGAACTCAACCCTGGCCGCTACGAGCTGAGCCATCTGCGCTCGCTCGAGGCCGAGGCCGTCCACATCATTCGCGAGGTCGCCGCGGAGTTCGAGCGGCCGGTTCTGCTGTTCTCCGGCGGCAAGGACTCCATCGTGATGCTGCACCTGGCGATCAAGGCGTTCCGGCCCGGCCGACTGCCGTTCCCGGTGATGCACGTCGACACCGGCCACAACTTCGACGAGGTGCTGGCCGCTCGCGATGAGCTGGTCGCCGAGTCCGGGGTCCGCCTCGTCGTCGCCAAGGTGCAGGACGATATCGACGCCGGACGTGTGGTCGAGACCATCCCGTCGCGCAACCCGATGCAGACCTTCACGCTGCTGCGCGCCATCCGGGAGAACAAGTTCGACGCGGCGTTCGGCGGCGCCCGCCGCGACGAGGAGAAGGCCCGCGCCAAGGAGCGGGTGTTCTCCTTCCGCGACGAGTTCGGCCAGTGGGATCCGAAGAACCAACGACCCGAACTGTGGAACATCTACAACGGGCGGCACCGCAAGGGCGAGCACATCCGGGTGTTCCCGCTGTCGAACTGGACCGAATTCGACATCTGGTCCTACATCGGCGCCGAGAAGATCAAACTGCCGTCGATCTACTACGCCCACGAGCGCAAGGTGTTCGAGCGCGACGGCATGCTGCTCGCGGTGCACAAGTACATGCAGCCCCGTAAGGACGAGGAAGTCGTCACGAAGACCGTCCGCTTCCGCACCGTCGGCGACGTCACCTGCACCGGCTGCGTCGAGTCGTTGGCGGGCACCGTTTCCGAGGTGATCGCCGAGACCGCGGTGTCACGGTTGACCGAGCGTGGCGCCACCCGCGCCGACGACCGGATCTCCGAAGCCGGCATGGAAGACCGCAAGCGCGAGGGGTATTTCTGA
- the cysN gene encoding sulfate adenylyltransferase subunit CysN — MATLLRIATAGSVDDGKSTLIGRLLFDSKAVMEDQLAAVERTSKERGHDYTDLALVTDGLRAEREQGITIDVAYRYFATAKRKFIIADTPGHIQYTRNMVTGTSTAQLAIVLVDARHGLLEQSRRHAFLASLLGIRHIVLAVNKMDLIDWDQKTFETTRDDFHEFAARLDIHDVTTIPLSALQGDNVVTKSSNTPWYDGPSLLSHLEEVYIAGDRNLVDVRFPVQYVIRPQTHDHLDHRSYAGTVASGVMRPGDEVVVLPSGKSSRITAIEGPSGPVQEAFPPMAVSVSLADDIDISRGDLIARPNNQPRVAQEFDATVCWMADGSSLEPGRDYIIKHTTRTTRVKVTALDYRLDVNTLHRDKSATALKLNELGRISLRTQVPLLLDEYSRNSATGSFILIDPNTNGTVAAGMILPYVTARTASPNTVRHESLCTSEDRLSKGRTVWFTGLSGSGKSSVAMLVEQKLLERGTPAYVLDGDNLRHGLNADLGFSMADRAENQRRLAHIAAILADSGQVVLVPAISPLEEHRALARKLTTEAGLEFFEVFCDTPIEDCERRDPKGLYAKARAGEITHFTGIDSPYQRPKNPDLRLTPDRSTEELADLVIELLESKR, encoded by the coding sequence ATGGCCACACTGCTGCGCATCGCGACCGCGGGTTCGGTCGACGACGGCAAGTCCACGCTGATCGGCCGGCTGCTGTTCGACTCCAAGGCCGTCATGGAGGACCAACTCGCCGCCGTCGAGCGGACCTCCAAGGAACGCGGGCACGACTACACCGACCTGGCGCTGGTCACCGACGGCCTGCGCGCCGAGCGTGAACAGGGCATCACGATCGACGTCGCCTACCGCTACTTCGCCACGGCCAAGCGGAAATTCATCATCGCCGACACCCCCGGCCACATCCAGTACACCCGCAACATGGTCACCGGCACGTCCACCGCGCAATTGGCGATCGTGTTGGTCGACGCACGGCACGGGCTGTTGGAGCAGTCGCGTCGGCACGCGTTCCTGGCGTCGCTGCTCGGCATCCGGCACATCGTCCTCGCGGTCAACAAGATGGACCTGATCGACTGGGACCAAAAGACATTCGAGACGACTCGGGATGATTTTCATGAGTTCGCGGCTCGCCTCGATATCCACGATGTGACCACCATCCCGTTGTCGGCGCTGCAGGGCGACAACGTGGTGACCAAGTCCAGCAACACCCCGTGGTACGACGGGCCCTCGCTGCTGTCACACCTCGAAGAGGTCTACATCGCAGGCGATCGCAACCTCGTCGACGTGCGGTTCCCGGTGCAGTACGTGATCCGGCCGCAGACCCACGACCACCTCGACCACCGCAGCTACGCAGGCACCGTCGCCAGCGGCGTGATGCGTCCCGGCGACGAGGTCGTGGTGCTGCCCAGCGGGAAGTCCAGCCGCATCACCGCGATCGAAGGCCCGAGCGGGCCTGTGCAGGAAGCGTTTCCGCCGATGGCCGTGTCGGTCAGCCTCGCCGACGACATCGACATCTCGCGGGGCGACCTGATCGCGCGGCCGAACAACCAGCCGCGGGTGGCGCAGGAGTTCGACGCCACGGTGTGCTGGATGGCCGACGGGTCGTCGCTGGAGCCCGGCCGCGACTACATCATCAAGCACACGACGCGCACGACGCGGGTCAAGGTGACGGCGCTCGACTACCGCCTCGACGTCAACACCCTGCACCGCGACAAATCCGCGACCGCACTGAAACTCAATGAGTTGGGCCGCATCTCGCTGCGCACCCAGGTGCCGCTGCTGCTCGACGAGTACAGCCGCAACTCGGCGACCGGGTCGTTCATCCTGATCGACCCCAACACCAACGGCACCGTCGCGGCGGGCATGATCCTGCCGTACGTGACGGCGCGCACCGCCAGCCCGAATACCGTGCGCCATGAATCGCTGTGCACCTCCGAGGACCGGCTGTCGAAGGGCCGCACGGTCTGGTTCACCGGGCTGTCCGGTTCCGGGAAGTCGTCGGTGGCCATGCTCGTCGAACAGAAGCTGCTCGAAAGAGGCACTCCGGCTTATGTTCTCGACGGCGACAACCTGCGCCACGGCCTTAACGCGGACCTGGGTTTCTCGATGGCCGACCGCGCCGAGAACCAGCGCAGGCTCGCTCACATCGCGGCGATCCTGGCCGACTCGGGTCAGGTCGTGCTCGTTCCGGCGATCAGCCCGCTGGAGGAGCATCGCGCGCTGGCGCGCAAGTTGACCACCGAAGCCGGCCTCGAATTTTTCGAGGTGTTCTGCGACACCCCGATCGAGGACTGCGAACGTCGTGACCCGAAGGGGTTGTACGCCAAGGCCAGGGCCGGCGAAATCACCCACTTCACCGGCATCGACAGCCCGTATCAGCGGCCGAAGAACCCGGATCTGCGGCTGACGCCGGACCGCAGCACCGAGGAGTTGGCAGACCTGGTGATCGAGCTACTGGAAAGCAAGCGGTGA
- a CDS encoding 3'(2'),5'-bisphosphate nucleotidase CysQ: MTDHEVAAQLATAAGKLLLDVRAELADATESERKAAGDKRSHDFLMDALASQRPGDAVLSEEGADNPVRLSAERVWIVDPLDGTREFSELGRDDWAVHVALWQAGELVAGAVALPAQGITLATPTVSPPPARLNVAGQAAPAADKPRIVVSRTRPPAVALAVRDALDGTLVEMGSAGAKVASVVQGISDVYVHAGGQYEWDSAAPVAVARAAGLHTSRIDGTPLVYNQADPLLPDLVVCRPEFADAVLAVTSR; the protein is encoded by the coding sequence GTGACCGACCACGAGGTCGCGGCACAACTGGCCACAGCAGCGGGCAAACTGCTGCTCGACGTGCGTGCCGAGCTCGCCGACGCCACCGAGTCGGAGCGGAAAGCCGCGGGCGACAAGCGGTCTCACGACTTCCTGATGGACGCGCTGGCGTCGCAACGGCCTGGTGACGCGGTGCTGTCCGAGGAGGGGGCCGACAACCCGGTGCGGCTGTCCGCCGAGCGGGTGTGGATCGTCGATCCGCTGGACGGCACCCGCGAGTTCTCCGAACTGGGCCGCGACGACTGGGCGGTACACGTCGCGCTGTGGCAGGCGGGAGAGCTGGTCGCGGGCGCGGTGGCCCTTCCCGCACAAGGCATCACGCTGGCCACGCCGACGGTCAGCCCGCCGCCGGCGAGGCTCAATGTCGCCGGCCAAGCGGCTCCGGCTGCGGACAAGCCGCGGATCGTGGTGTCGCGCACCAGGCCACCCGCGGTCGCGCTTGCGGTGCGGGACGCGCTGGATGGCACGCTGGTCGAAATGGGTTCGGCCGGCGCCAAGGTCGCGTCGGTGGTCCAGGGCATCTCCGATGTCTACGTCCATGCCGGCGGCCAGTACGAATGGGACTCCGCGGCGCCGGTCGCGGTCGCCCGCGCGGCTGGCCTGCACACGTCACGCATCGACGGCACGCCGCTGGTCTACAACCAGGCCGACCCGTTGCTGCCCGACCTCGTGGTCTGCCGTCCCGAGTTCGCCGACGCGGTACTGGCGGTCACCTCGCGCTGA
- a CDS encoding helix-turn-helix domain-containing protein, translating into MGTYRQYCPVARASEILAERWNPLIVRNLMFGADTFSAIARGVPTMSRSMLLKRLDELEHAGVIRSEAKTDGHGHTYHLTDAGADLAGIIGGMAEWGERWLEMTTEHSDPAFALWAWVQVQLDRSALPTDRRIVAMIFPDERPTNRRYWLLIDGGDAELCYRDPGGQPDLVVEARSRAFVDWHRGARSWADAIRSGDIKLTGPAWLRRSFPTWNAHRPISAR; encoded by the coding sequence ATGGGCACGTACCGGCAGTACTGCCCGGTCGCTCGGGCGTCGGAGATTCTTGCCGAACGGTGGAATCCGCTGATCGTCCGCAACCTCATGTTCGGGGCAGATACTTTCTCGGCGATCGCCAGGGGCGTGCCGACGATGTCGCGTTCGATGCTGCTCAAACGACTCGACGAACTCGAGCACGCGGGAGTCATCCGGTCCGAGGCCAAAACCGACGGCCACGGCCACACCTATCACCTCACTGACGCGGGTGCCGATCTGGCGGGCATCATCGGCGGCATGGCCGAGTGGGGTGAGCGCTGGCTCGAAATGACGACGGAGCACAGCGATCCCGCTTTCGCGTTGTGGGCATGGGTCCAGGTTCAACTCGATCGATCGGCGCTGCCGACCGACCGCCGGATCGTCGCCATGATCTTCCCCGACGAGCGGCCGACCAATCGGCGGTACTGGCTGCTGATCGATGGCGGCGACGCCGAACTCTGTTACCGCGATCCCGGCGGTCAGCCCGACCTGGTGGTCGAGGCCAGATCGCGGGCCTTCGTGGACTGGCACCGTGGGGCGCGCAGTTGGGCCGACGCAATCCGCTCCGGGGACATCAAGCTCACCGGACCGGCGTGGTTGCGCAGGTCATTCCCGACGTGGAACGCGCACCGGCCGATCAGCGCGAGGTGA
- a CDS encoding class I SAM-dependent methyltransferase: MSTGQVSTTAAEVYEQFFVPALFGQFVAPMLDAVDASDGDRLLDVGAGTGVLARAALNRVGARGSVVAVDPNEGMLAVAKRIAPGVDIRRGSAEQLPVADAEFDCVTCQFAVMFFENRQRAVAEMRRALRAGGCVAVATWASVEQAPGYAAMVELLADEIGDWAADALRAPFCVGDRGQLRDVLSGSFAEVTVHHREGEARFASLDDWLYTEIRGWTLAEHIDDEQYERLRRAAGTRLARFVTGDGSVRFAAPALIATAVA, translated from the coding sequence ATGAGTACGGGCCAGGTCTCCACGACGGCAGCGGAGGTGTACGAGCAGTTCTTTGTGCCCGCTCTGTTCGGGCAGTTCGTGGCACCGATGCTCGACGCGGTGGACGCGAGCGACGGCGATCGCCTGCTCGACGTCGGCGCGGGCACCGGCGTGCTGGCGCGGGCAGCACTGAATCGGGTGGGTGCGCGCGGGTCGGTGGTCGCCGTCGACCCGAACGAGGGCATGCTCGCCGTCGCCAAACGCATCGCACCCGGTGTGGACATTCGTCGTGGATCGGCTGAGCAGCTGCCGGTCGCCGATGCGGAGTTCGACTGTGTGACATGCCAATTCGCAGTGATGTTCTTCGAGAACCGGCAGCGTGCGGTCGCCGAGATGCGGCGTGCGCTCCGCGCGGGAGGATGCGTGGCGGTGGCCACATGGGCATCCGTCGAGCAGGCACCGGGGTATGCGGCGATGGTGGAACTGCTCGCGGACGAGATCGGCGACTGGGCCGCCGACGCGCTGCGGGCACCGTTCTGCGTCGGCGACCGGGGGCAACTACGCGACGTGCTGAGCGGGTCGTTCGCCGAAGTGACCGTGCACCACCGGGAAGGTGAGGCCCGTTTCGCGTCGCTCGACGACTGGCTGTACACGGAGATACGGGGGTGGACGCTCGCCGAGCACATTGATGACGAGCAGTACGAGCGGCTGCGGCGGGCGGCCGGGACGCGGCTCGCGCGTTTCGTCACCGGTGACGGGTCGGTGCGGTTCGCGGCGCCCGCACTCATCGCGACCGCTGTGGCGTGA
- a CDS encoding cysteine hydrolase family protein — protein MSNPTLRVLADLPQQPVSLSESTLILIDCQNTYTRGVMELEGVQEALDEAAALLDRARSAGIPVIHIQHDDGPGSLYDIEGESGAIVPRVAPRNGEPVVVKNYPNSFVQTDLDQVLKTSNATNLVLAGFMTHMCVNSTARGAFNLGYAPTVVASATATRALPGVCDSTVSAEAMQAASLAAMADLFAVVVPGAYDIPD, from the coding sequence GTGAGCAACCCGACCCTGCGCGTCCTGGCCGATCTGCCGCAACAGCCGGTCAGCCTTTCGGAATCGACACTGATCCTGATCGACTGCCAGAACACCTACACGCGCGGCGTGATGGAACTCGAAGGCGTCCAAGAGGCGCTCGACGAGGCCGCTGCGCTGCTCGACCGGGCGCGCTCGGCGGGTATCCCGGTCATCCACATCCAGCACGACGACGGTCCCGGTTCGCTCTACGACATCGAGGGGGAGAGCGGCGCGATCGTGCCCCGCGTCGCCCCGCGCAACGGTGAACCGGTGGTGGTGAAGAACTATCCGAATTCGTTCGTGCAGACCGACCTCGACCAGGTGCTGAAGACCTCCAACGCGACGAATCTGGTGCTGGCCGGCTTCATGACGCACATGTGCGTGAACTCCACCGCCCGCGGCGCGTTCAACCTGGGCTATGCGCCGACGGTGGTCGCCAGCGCCACCGCGACGAGGGCGCTGCCAGGAGTGTGTGACTCGACGGTCTCCGCCGAGGCGATGCAGGCCGCCAGCCTGGCCGCGATGGCCGACCTGTTCGCCGTCGTCGTGCCCGGCGCCTACGACATCCCCGATTAG
- a CDS encoding pyridoxamine 5'-phosphate oxidase family protein, with protein sequence MSATPSTQVTRLREKQDTSRQRLDELLDSTPLATVALVRDGHPVVFPTGFARLDDELVIHGSTGSPWLRALAAGAPAAVSVTALDGVMVARSGFESSFRYRSAAIFGRFEVIDGDDKERYLDALVEAFIPGRVAELRASNRKEIAATQALRLAIAETNWSLKVSDGWPEDPPEDVASGAWAGVVPMTVTYGAPQPAPDNLPGTPTPASVRALSGNFDNPD encoded by the coding sequence ATGTCGGCCACCCCCTCCACCCAGGTCACCCGGCTCCGCGAGAAGCAGGACACGTCGCGGCAACGGCTCGACGAACTCCTCGACAGCACACCCCTTGCGACGGTTGCACTGGTGCGTGACGGGCATCCCGTCGTGTTCCCGACGGGCTTCGCACGCCTCGACGACGAACTCGTCATCCACGGGTCGACAGGTTCGCCGTGGCTGCGCGCGCTGGCGGCGGGTGCGCCTGCCGCGGTGTCGGTCACCGCGCTGGACGGAGTGATGGTGGCGCGCAGCGGGTTTGAGTCCTCGTTCCGCTACCGCAGCGCCGCGATCTTCGGGAGGTTCGAGGTGATCGACGGTGACGACAAAGAGCGCTATCTCGACGCGCTGGTGGAGGCCTTCATTCCGGGGCGTGTCGCCGAATTGCGCGCAAGCAACCGCAAAGAGATCGCAGCGACGCAGGCCTTGCGGCTGGCCATCGCCGAGACGAACTGGTCGCTGAAAGTCAGCGACGGCTGGCCGGAGGACCCGCCCGAGGACGTCGCGTCGGGAGCGTGGGCGGGCGTGGTGCCGATGACGGTCACCTACGGCGCGCCGCAGCCCGCCCCCGACAACCTGCCCGGCACGCCGACGCCCGCATCTGTACGCGCGTTGAGCGGTAACTTCGACAATCCCGACTAA